A genomic region of Microlunatus sagamiharensis contains the following coding sequences:
- the nusA gene encoding transcription termination factor NusA: protein MDIDISVLKVMEREKDIPFDTLVSAIEEALIAAYEKTDDAVPGARVDVNRRNGHVAVMVPERDEDGRTVGEYDGTPEGFGRVAAATARQVIFQRLRDAEDEQKYGHFSASEGDILTGVVQQGRDSRTVLVDLGKVEAIMPLAEQVPGERYTHGTRLRVYVVAVRRELRGLQVVVSRTHPALVERLFALEVPEIADGTVEIKATAREAGHRTKIAVTSHNGDVSAKGACIGPMGSRVRAVMHELGDEKIDIIDWAEDPVAFVGQALSPAKVTSVTVVDEALRSARVVVPDYQLSLAIGREGQNARLAARLTGWRIDIRPDTEPQPAGD, encoded by the coding sequence ATGGACATCGACATCTCCGTGCTGAAGGTGATGGAGCGCGAGAAGGACATCCCGTTCGACACGCTCGTCAGCGCGATCGAGGAGGCCCTGATCGCGGCCTACGAGAAGACCGACGACGCCGTGCCCGGCGCGCGCGTCGACGTGAACCGCCGCAACGGCCACGTCGCCGTGATGGTGCCCGAGCGTGACGAGGACGGTCGGACCGTCGGGGAGTACGACGGGACGCCCGAGGGCTTCGGCCGAGTGGCCGCCGCCACCGCCCGCCAGGTGATCTTCCAGCGCCTCCGCGACGCCGAGGACGAGCAGAAGTACGGGCACTTCTCGGCCAGCGAGGGCGACATCCTCACCGGCGTCGTCCAGCAGGGCCGCGACTCGCGGACCGTGCTGGTCGACCTCGGCAAGGTCGAGGCGATCATGCCGCTGGCCGAGCAGGTGCCCGGCGAGCGGTACACCCACGGCACCCGGCTGCGGGTCTACGTCGTCGCCGTGCGCCGCGAGCTGCGCGGGCTGCAGGTCGTCGTGAGCCGGACGCACCCGGCCCTGGTCGAGCGGCTCTTCGCCCTCGAGGTCCCCGAGATCGCCGACGGCACCGTCGAGATCAAGGCCACGGCGCGCGAGGCCGGGCACCGCACCAAGATCGCCGTGACGAGCCACAACGGCGACGTGAGCGCCAAGGGCGCCTGCATCGGCCCGATGGGCTCCCGCGTCCGCGCGGTCATGCACGAGCTCGGCGACGAGAAGATCGACATCATCGACTGGGCGGAGGACCCGGTCGCCTTCGTCGGCCAGGCGCTCTCGCCGGCCAAGGTCACCTCGGTCACGGTCGTCGACGAGGCCCTCCGCTCCGCCCGCGTCGTGGTGCCCGACTACCAGCTGTCGCTGGCCATCGGCCGCGAGGGCCAGAACGCGCGGCTCGCCGCGCGCCTCACCGGCTGGCGCATCGACATCCGTCCGGACACCGAGCCGCAGCCGGCGGGTGACTGA
- a CDS encoding DUF4439 domain-containing protein, which translates to MPEAPHAALGHDRSRWARRDVLRIGLGLGLGAPLLGACTTSPTVLPGPGTSGRATSGPAGPTPGSASPAPAPTVPAGAASEQALSVRAAAVLDGPHRKDLGADRRALLTFLRDAHADHAVALAGPDPTTRPTTAVPSPSAAPPDVSGQSLAASMKALARAESAQAAAQRRAAAAASGLEALVAGSLAVAAETYAAALGASRTPGVGRAREHRATPLLSDVEASAELVAQLHAVVYGYQLAIGVLKYSSAARRRAVGELASARTLLDAQISFLLSRKADVPPAEPAYAPSPAVRSPADATRLVRGMQYRLAPFVGLTLAAAGSAGARTVALTQLRSTVRTSVTWGAGLQVWPGWPD; encoded by the coding sequence GTGCCCGAAGCACCCCACGCCGCCCTCGGGCACGACCGCTCCCGCTGGGCCCGGCGCGACGTGCTGCGGATCGGCCTCGGCCTCGGGCTGGGCGCTCCCCTCCTCGGGGCGTGCACGACCTCACCGACCGTGCTGCCGGGCCCGGGGACCTCCGGCCGGGCCACGAGCGGGCCCGCGGGCCCGACGCCCGGGTCCGCCTCCCCCGCCCCGGCGCCGACCGTCCCGGCCGGTGCGGCGAGCGAGCAGGCGCTGTCGGTGCGCGCCGCCGCCGTCCTGGACGGGCCGCACCGCAAGGACCTCGGTGCCGACCGCAGGGCCCTGCTGACCTTCCTCCGCGACGCCCACGCCGACCACGCCGTCGCCCTCGCCGGGCCGGACCCGACGACCCGCCCGACGACCGCGGTCCCCTCGCCCTCGGCCGCGCCCCCGGACGTGTCCGGCCAGAGCCTCGCGGCGTCGATGAAGGCGCTCGCCCGGGCGGAGTCGGCGCAGGCCGCCGCCCAGCGCCGGGCAGCCGCGGCCGCGTCGGGCCTCGAGGCCCTCGTGGCCGGTTCGCTGGCGGTCGCGGCCGAGACCTACGCCGCCGCTCTGGGCGCGTCGCGCACGCCCGGCGTCGGACGCGCCCGCGAGCACCGGGCGACGCCGCTGCTCAGCGACGTGGAGGCGTCCGCCGAGCTCGTCGCCCAGCTGCACGCGGTCGTGTACGGCTACCAGCTGGCGATCGGGGTCCTCAAGTACTCCAGCGCCGCCCGGCGGCGGGCGGTCGGCGAGCTCGCGTCGGCGCGCACGCTGCTGGACGCCCAGATCTCCTTCCTGCTGAGCCGCAAGGCCGACGTCCCGCCGGCCGAGCCCGCGTACGCCCCCTCGCCCGCGGTGCGCTCCCCCGCCGACGCGACCCGCCTGGTGCGTGGCATGCAGTACCGCCTGGCGCCCTTCGTCGGGCTCACCCTGGCCGCCGCTGGGTCGGCCGGCGCCCGCACCGTCGCCCTCACCCAGCTGCGGAGCACCGTGCGGACCTCGGTCACCTGGGGCGCCGGGCTGCAGGTCTGGCCGGGCTGGCCCGACTGA
- a CDS encoding YlxR family protein: MTEPAPVGGPGGPVRTCVGCRRRDAQDRLLRVVAEGTGVRVDPRRRAPGRGAYVHPDPACVALAVRKRAFGRTLRAPVDAAGAGESLLAHLGTNPSGTALGPGAGSG, translated from the coding sequence GTGACTGAACCCGCACCGGTCGGCGGCCCGGGCGGCCCGGTCCGGACGTGCGTCGGCTGCCGCCGGCGCGACGCCCAGGACCGGCTGCTGCGGGTGGTCGCCGAGGGGACGGGCGTCCGGGTCGACCCCCGGCGCCGCGCGCCGGGGCGGGGGGCGTACGTCCACCCCGACCCCGCGTGCGTCGCGCTGGCCGTCCGCAAGCGGGCGTTCGGCCGGACGCTGCGGGCCCCGGTCGACGCCGCGGGCGCCGGCGAGAGCCTCCTCGCGCACCTCGGGACAAATCCGTCCGGTACCGCGTTGGGCCCAGGGGCCGGCAGCGGCTAG
- a CDS encoding sulfite exporter TauE/SafE family protein, with amino-acid sequence MTGLLGVDLPVWTLAALVLAAFVAGWVDAVVGGGGLVQLPALLIGLPPGTPPAAILGTNKVSSMWGTATSSITYARRVRPDWRTVLPLVVFAAAGSALGAQLAKLLPKDAFTPIVLVALVAVGVYTWRRPQLGLTNAVRHSGGAHYGRTAVIGLVVGAYDGFLGPGTGSFFVIALVGVLGYGFLEASAKAKIANLVTNLAALAVFAAHGTVLWGLGLVMGAANLLGGYLGARTAIARGSAFVRRVFLVVVGALALKLAYDTARTYLG; translated from the coding sequence ATGACGGGCCTGCTGGGCGTCGACCTGCCGGTGTGGACGCTGGCCGCGCTCGTGCTCGCGGCGTTCGTCGCCGGCTGGGTCGACGCGGTCGTCGGCGGTGGCGGGCTCGTCCAGCTGCCGGCGCTGCTCATCGGCCTGCCGCCCGGGACGCCCCCGGCGGCCATCCTCGGCACCAACAAGGTGTCGTCGATGTGGGGCACGGCGACGAGCTCGATCACCTACGCCCGTCGCGTCCGGCCCGACTGGCGCACCGTGCTGCCCCTCGTGGTCTTCGCCGCGGCGGGCTCGGCGCTCGGTGCCCAGCTGGCCAAGCTCCTTCCCAAGGACGCCTTCACCCCGATCGTCCTGGTCGCGCTGGTCGCCGTGGGCGTCTACACCTGGCGGCGCCCGCAGCTCGGCCTGACCAACGCCGTGCGGCACTCCGGCGGGGCGCACTACGGGCGGACGGCGGTCATCGGGCTGGTGGTCGGCGCGTACGACGGCTTCCTCGGCCCGGGCACGGGCTCGTTCTTCGTCATCGCGCTGGTGGGGGTGCTCGGCTACGGCTTCCTCGAGGCCAGCGCCAAGGCCAAGATCGCCAACCTCGTCACCAACCTCGCGGCGCTGGCCGTCTTCGCGGCGCACGGGACGGTGCTCTGGGGGCTCGGCCTGGTGATGGGCGCGGCGAACCTGCTCGGCGGCTACCTCGGAGCCCGGACCGCGATCGCGCGGGGCAGCGCCTTCGTCCGCCGCGTGTTCCTCGTCGTCGTCGGTGCGCTGGCCCTCAAGCTGGCGTACGACACGGCGCGGACCTATCTCGGGTGA
- the rimP gene encoding ribosome maturation factor RimP has translation MRDQAIEAVVGPVLEGFGLELDALEVVPAGKRRVVRLVVDGDGPKGRGPLLDDIASASRAVSDALDSSTAMGQAAYTLEVSSRGVGRPLTEEKHWRRNRGRLVKVSLADGTEVTGRIVAAAPDAVRLEVAGAEREVAYAEVSKALVQVELNRRLDDDEDDETEVDLEDDDAEDDDAEDDAEDEDVTDGEQDGEQDSEQDEDEEERR, from the coding sequence ATGAGGGACCAAGCGATCGAGGCCGTCGTGGGCCCCGTCCTGGAGGGCTTCGGCCTCGAGCTGGACGCGTTGGAGGTCGTGCCGGCGGGCAAGCGGCGTGTCGTCCGCCTGGTCGTGGACGGCGACGGGCCCAAGGGCCGCGGCCCGCTGCTCGACGACATCGCCTCCGCGAGCAGGGCGGTGTCCGACGCCCTCGACTCCTCGACCGCCATGGGCCAGGCCGCGTACACCCTCGAGGTGTCCTCGCGCGGCGTCGGCCGGCCGCTGACCGAGGAGAAGCACTGGCGCCGCAACCGCGGCCGGCTGGTCAAGGTCTCCCTCGCCGACGGCACGGAGGTGACCGGGCGGATCGTCGCGGCCGCCCCGGACGCCGTCCGGCTCGAGGTCGCGGGTGCCGAGCGCGAGGTCGCGTACGCCGAGGTGTCGAAGGCCCTCGTCCAGGTCGAGCTGAACCGCCGCCTGGACGACGACGAGGACGACGAGACGGAGGTCGACCTCGAGGACGACGACGCCGAGGACGACGACGCCGAGGACGACGCCGAGGACGAGGACGTCACGGACGGCGAGCAGGACGGCGAGCAGGACAGCGAGCAGGACGAGGACGAGGAGGAGCGGCGCTGA